From a region of the Impatiens glandulifera chromosome 4, dImpGla2.1, whole genome shotgun sequence genome:
- the LOC124934393 gene encoding 60S ribosomal protein L27a-3-like, which produces MTTRLRKNRKKRGHVSAGHGRIGKHRKHPGGRGNAGGMHHHRILFDKYHPGYFGKVGMRYFHKLRNKFYNPIVNIDKIWSLVPPEVKANATADKVPVIDVTQFGYFKVLGKGVLPENRPVVVKAKLVSKVAEKKIKEAGGAVILTA; this is translated from the coding sequence ATGACTACTCGTCTCAGGAAGAACAGGAAGAAGCGTGGTCACGTTAGCGCCGGCCACGGTCGCATTGGCAAGCACCGAAAGCATCCTGGTGGTCGAGGAAATGCGGGAGGAATGCACCACCACCGTATCCTTTTCGACAAATACCATCCGGGTTACTTCGGCAAAGTCGGTATGAGGTACTTCCACAAGCTAAGAAACAAATTCTACAACCCGATTGTTAACATCGACAAGATCTGGTCTCTCGTTCCACCTGAGGTAAAGGCAAACGCCACCGCAGACAAAGTTCCCGTGATTGATGTCACGCAGTTCGGTTATTTCAAGGTTCTAGGGAAGGGCGTTCTTCCTGAGAATCGGCCTGTTGTTGTTAAGGCCAAGCTTGTGTCGAAGGTTGCAGAGAAGAAGATCAAGGAGGCTGGTGGCGCTGTCATTCTCACCGCTTAG